One Dysidea avara chromosome 7, odDysAvar1.4, whole genome shotgun sequence genomic region harbors:
- the LOC136261203 gene encoding leucine-rich repeat and death domain-containing protein 1-like isoform X2, with translation MNEKIEALISPIKSVPPQLPRIITHRHITLNRKSSSSELGFIVRGTTTEFPDNNKVYTCAVDSITEGGLADVVGLETGDQILSINGMEVRDCGHKHVIQLFKEQESLNLTVLPNRYRDSKTVRITLINSGYLSYLWSLSRCLDTLEITNIKLEEREYFTLAGLYNLKSLTLSHCILSSINCLKTLSIPKRLRVLNLSHNQLTGESLHRDCALVELTSLVKLDLSHNHLETAPLVLTKLTRLVALILVNNMISQLPDHLRMVRSLRTLCLDGNCLEEIDSVVSGMPNLQKISVSNNFMETEAYSLRFGEFKAIALHSNPYSDTRLQSKCIIRRKPSFKNRAVSVKGTFLRHSMSRMSLCLCLDGPSFKQTEKPPDKLPTAKSLTLGHSASFSLFTQ, from the exons ATGAACGAGAAGATTGAAGCGTTGATAAGTCCAATCAAAAGTGTACCGCCACAACTTCCACGGATCATCACCCACCGGCACATCACTTTGAATAGAAAGTCCTCCAGCTCCGAGTTGGGCTTTATTGTACGTGGAACAACTACAGAATTTCCAGATAACAACAAGGTCTACACTTGTGCAGTGGACTCTATTACAGAAGGAGGACTAGCTGAT GTCGTTGGACTAGAGACTGGTGATCAG ATCCTTAGCATAAATGGTATGGAAGTGAGAGATTGCGGACACAAGCATGTCATTCAGTTATTCAAAGAACAAGAGTCACTCAATCTTACCGTACTACCCAATAGATATAGAGAT TCAAAAACAGTTCGCATCACTCTTATAAACAGTGGATATCTCAGTTACTTATGGAGTCTTTCAAGATGTCTGGATACTTTGGAAATTAC AAATATCAAATTGGAGGAACGAGAATATTTCACTTTGGCAGGATTATATAACTTAAAGAGCCTCACATTATCACATTGTATATTGAGTTCTATTAACTGCTTGAAAA CGTTGTCAATTCCCAAGAGATTACGGGTGCTCAACTTATCACATAACCAGTTAACTGGTGAATCATTACACAGAGATTGTGCACTAGTAGAATTAACTTCACTAGTCAAGTTGGACCTCAGTCACAATCATTTGGAGACAGCACCTTTGGTGTTAACCAAGTTAACAAG ATTGGTGGCACTAATATTAGTCAATAATATGATCTCACAACTTCCTGATCACCTCAGAATGGTTAGATCTCTTCGAACACTTTG CCTTGATGGAAACTGTTTAGAAGAGATTGACTCTGTTGTTTCTGGCATGCCTAATCTACAAA AAATATCAGTATCAAATAATTTCATGGAAACAGAAGCTTACTCATTAAGATTTGGTGAATTTAAAGCAATAG CACTCCATAGCAACCCATACTCTGATACAAGACTTCAAAGTAAATGTATTATCAGAAGAAAACCAAGTTTTAAGAACAGAGCAGTGTCAGTTAAGGGAACTTTCCTACGACACTCAATGAGCAGA ATGTCACTGTGTCTCTGCTTGGACGGACCATCATTTAAGCAAACTGAAAAGCCACCAGACAAGCTACCAACAGCTAAATCTCTAACACTCGGACATTCAGCTTCATTTTCTCTGTTTACACAGTGA
- the LOC136261200 gene encoding wee1-like protein kinase 1-A, giving the protein MAVFPQDSCTPPELYSEVKQDAISPGVNDDSCIVKLFDDDSGVDSAVSMTTPICTPDGSFEINFEFLQTPSKSTSKSNMDNSTSIDGWDENLNTPQSKISVSPESMCTSPPLKQFRTLSPITSPVLAVGSPRRLEYKLNCLRLFDSPHTPKSIVRKSSLTRLQRPTNKTPYGINSCSRLNMTGSGRPIRKYKSKGTNINPFTPTEIRHKTKWNESSKPNDPVGNDENISLTSSSHKRLALRESNISRYNAEFHEVCKVGSGSFGTVYKCINRLDGCVYAIKKSLKPVAGSADEVSAMREVYAHAVLGSHPHLVRYYSAWAEDDHMIIQNEFCNGGNLSRKIADNAVFDKPFSEADLHTLLKQLAQGLQYIHSVDLVHLDIKPENVFISYPESVTTPPPLCDSIPEDGDVPLPQPQQGGRGEAVVYKIGDMGHVTSVVDPRVEEGDCRYMARELLQESYLHLPKADIFSLALTIHVSGGGGEPPKNGPYWHSIRDGTLDDLPQCSTKFNNLLKAMVYPDPAERPSASQIVAHSAISPTTEKSKEQLRRELNEEKFKNQVLSRELQAAQQNQKARNKQLVGVRKANRSLSVGNLY; this is encoded by the exons ATGGCAGTGTTTCCTCAAGATAGCTGTACTCCACCTGAGCTATACAGTGAAGTGAAACAAGATGCAATATCTCCAGGGGTTAATGATGACTCTTGCATTGTCAAGTTGTTTGACGATGACAGTGGCGTAGACAGTGCTGTCTCCATGACCACGCCTATTTGTACTCCAGATGGATCATTCGAAATCAACTTTGAGTTTCTACAGACTCCATCAAAGAGTACATCAAAAAGTAATATGGATAATAGTACTAGTATTGATGGATGGGATGAAAATCTGAACACTCCACAATCTAAGATATCTGTATCACCTGAATCAATGTGTACTTCACCACCATTGAAACAGTTTAGAACTCTTTCACCGATTACTAGTCCAGTGCTGGCTGTTGGATCTCCACGACGACTGGAGTACAAGCTCAATTGTCTTCGATTATTTGATTCACCACACACCCCAAAGTCAATTGTGCGTAAATCAAGCCTTACCCGCTTACAGAGGCCTACCAATAAGACACCATATGGCATTAATAGTTGTAGCAGATTGAACATGACTGGAAGTGGACGTCCAATACGCAAGTACAAGTCGAAGGGTACAAACATCAACCCATTTACACCAACTGAAATCcgacacaaaacaaaatggaaTGAGTCGTCAAAACCCAA TGATCCAGTTGGTAACGATGAGAATATTTCTTTAACCAGCTCAAGTCATAAG CGTCTTGCTCTCAGAGAAAGCAACATATCCCGATACAATGCAGAGTTTCATGAGGTCTGCAAGGTTGGATCGGGCTCCTTTGGCACTGTTTACAAGTGCATCAACCGTCTAG ATGGTTGTGTCTACGCTATCAAGAAATCTCTCAAGCCAGTCGCTGGGTCAGCTGACGA GGTATCAGCTATGAGAGAGGTGTATGCTCATGCTGTGTTGGGGTCACACCCACACTTGGTCCGCTACTACTCAGCATGGGCTGaagatgatcacatgatcatacagaatgagttttgtaatg GAGGCAATTTGTCACGGAAGATAGCAGATAATGCAGTATTTGATAAACCATTCTCAGAAGCAGACCTGCACACTTTATTGAAACAATTGGCACAG GGGTTGCAGTACATTCACTCAGTGGATCTAGTACACCTGGACATTAAGCCAGAGAACGTTTTCATAAGTTACCCAGAGAGTGTGACTACTCCACCGCCACTGTGTGACTCAATTCCTGAGGATGGTGATGTTCCCCTACCCCAACCCCAACAAGGTGGGAGGGGTGAGGCTGTGGTGTACAAGATTGGTGATATGGGTCATGTGACGTCTGTTGTTGACCCTCGTGTGGAGGAGGGGGACTGTCGGTATATGGCCCGTGAACTGCTACAAGAA AGCTACTTGCACTTGCCTAAAGCAGATATTTTTTCATTGGCTCTCACGATTCATGTCAGT GGTGGAGGAGGTGAGCCACCTAAGAATGGACCATACTGGCACAGTATTAG GGATGGGACACTGGACGATTTGCCTCAATGTTCAACTAAATTTAATAATCTACTGAAG GCCATGGTATATCCAGATCCTGCTGAGCGACCATCTGCCAGCCAAATTGTCGCCCACTCTGCCATCTCTCCTACAACTGAGAAGTCTAAG GAACAACTACGGAGAGAATTGAATGAAGAGAAATTTAAAAACCAAGTGTTGTCAAG
- the LOC136261201 gene encoding serine/threonine-protein kinase RIO1-like yields MTTTAVPGQFDDVEEREELKQPSLTLDDSGSNDTESSEEDCPWDWEDSTRDFTKRYNAVKEGRLGVNTQCNTVKETLKVQQQPREKAMSKFENKIRVDPYEGPKLPSLAHNSLMEGNKKLETQKYRNKDKSDRATVELVLDPRTRLVLYKLLSRRFLDEINGCISTGKEANVYHATSKEGDLAVKIYKTSILVFKDRERYVTGEFRFRNGYNKHNPRKMVKLWAEKEMRNLTRLYTNGVCCPKPVLLRNHVLVMEFIGKDGWPSPKLKDYPLTEGKARELYLECIQMVRCLYQKCHLVHADLSEYNILCHDGSLCVIDVSQAVEHDHPRALDFLRKDCTNVTDFFHRNNVCVMSMKELFDFVTDPTISDSNIDEYLDKMQEIVMARNANDDGITAQQQIDEEVFKQVYIPRTLEEVVTYEEDFDKMQEGLKNDISYQTVTGLKPDLTGPQDMPLILQDPQQDVGLSDKTNEFKVSSSTSVACELNSLQLEDSDDESDSESTTGSSSSEPEDDELVNKSSSRRAKRNVDPAEKKAHKLAIKEQNKERRKSKVPKHIKKRKEKVKMQGKGKK; encoded by the coding sequence ATGACCACCACAGCTGTTCCTGGCCAATTCGATGACGTTGAAGAACGCGAAGAGTTGAAGCAACCATCGTTAACGCTTGATGACAGTGGCAGCAATGATACTGAGTCAAGCGAGGAGGATTGTCCCTGGGACTGGGAAGACTCAACTAGAGACTTTACAAAGCGTTACAATGCTGTGAAGGAAGGGCGGCTAGGTGTTAACACACAGTGCAACACAGTGAAAGAGACTCTCAAAGTCCAACAACAACCACGTGAAAAAGCAATGAGTAAATTTGAGAACAAGATAAGAGTTGATCCCTATGAAGGCCCCAAGTTACCATCACTTGCTCACAACAGTCTCATGGAAGGGAACAAAAAGTTGGAGACTCAGAAATATAGGAACAAGGACAAATCAGATCGAGCTACAGTTGAGTTGGTATTAGACCCACGTACACGACTGGTGCTTTACAAGTTGCTAAGTAGAAGATTCCTGGATGAAATTAATGGTTGTATTAGTACAGGCAAGGAGGCTAATGTGTATCATGCTACCAGCAAAGAAGGTGACTTGGCTGTCAAGATTTATAAAACTTCAATATTGGTGTTTAAGGATCGTGAGCGTTATGTCACAGGTGAGTTCCGGTTCCGCAATGGCTACAATAAACATAACCCACGCAAAATGGTGAAACTGTGGGCTGAAAAGGAAATGCGTAACCTCACGAGGCTGTACACTAATGGAGTCTGCTGCCCCAAACCTGTGCTCTTACGTAATCATGTTTTGGTTATGGAATTTATTGGGAAAGATGGTTGGCCTTCTCCCAAACTGAAGGATTATCCTCTAACTGAGGGTAAGGCTAGAGAACTTTATTTGGAATGTATCCAGATGGTACGATGTTTGTATCAAAAATGTCACCTTGTTCATGCAGACTTGAGCGAGTACAACATATTATGCCATGATGGTTCTCTGTGTGTTATTGATGTGTCCCAAGCGGTTGAACATGACCACCCACGAGCTTTAGACTTCTTACGGAAGGACTGTACAAATGTAACAGACTTCTTCCACAGAAATAATGTCTGTGTAATGAGTATGAAGGAGTTGTTTGACTTTGTTACTGACCCTACAATCAGTGATAGCAATATTGATGAATACCTTGATAAAATGCAGGAGATTGTTATGGCCAGGAATGCTaatgatgatggtattacagcccAGCAACAAATTGATGAAGAGGTTTTCAAGCAGGTTTATATACCACGTACTTTAGAAGAGGTAGTGACTTATGAAGAGGATTTTGACAAAATGCAGGAGGGACTTAAGAACGATATCTCTTACCAAACTGTTACTGGACTAAAACCTGACCTGACAGGACCCCAAGATATGCCTCTTATTTTACAAGACCCTCAGCAAGATGTAGGGTTATCAGATAAAACAAATGAATTCAAAGTTTCATCTAGTACTAGTGTGGCTTGTGAATTGAATTCTTTACAGTTAGAAGACAGTGATGATGAAAGTGACTCAGAGAGTACTACTGGTAGTTCCAGTAGTGAGCCAGAAGATGATGAATTAGTGAACAAGTCTTCTTCAAGAAGGGCAAAGAGAAATGTTGATCCTGCTGAAAAGAAGGCACACAAGCTGGCCATTAAAGAACAGAATAAGGAACGTAGAAAGAGCAAAGTCCCAAAGCACATCAAAAAGAGAAAAGAAAAGGTTAAAATGCAGGGCAAAGGAAAAAAATAA
- the LOC136261203 gene encoding leucine-rich repeat and death domain-containing protein 1-like isoform X1 — translation MTSSCTADPMHGITLAMNEKIEALISPIKSVPPQLPRIITHRHITLNRKSSSSELGFIVRGTTTEFPDNNKVYTCAVDSITEGGLADVVGLETGDQILSINGMEVRDCGHKHVIQLFKEQESLNLTVLPNRYRDSKTVRITLINSGYLSYLWSLSRCLDTLEITNIKLEEREYFTLAGLYNLKSLTLSHCILSSINCLKTLSIPKRLRVLNLSHNQLTGESLHRDCALVELTSLVKLDLSHNHLETAPLVLTKLTRLVALILVNNMISQLPDHLRMVRSLRTLCLDGNCLEEIDSVVSGMPNLQKISVSNNFMETEAYSLRFGEFKAIALHSNPYSDTRLQSKCIIRRKPSFKNRAVSVKGTFLRHSMSRMSLCLCLDGPSFKQTEKPPDKLPTAKSLTLGHSASFSLFTQ, via the exons ATGACGAGTTCGTGCACAGCTGATCCGATGCATGGCATTACTCTAGCAATGAACGAGAAGATTGAAGCGTTGATAAGTCCAATCAAAAGTGTACCGCCACAACTTCCACGGATCATCACCCACCGGCACATCACTTTGAATAGAAAGTCCTCCAGCTCCGAGTTGGGCTTTATTGTACGTGGAACAACTACAGAATTTCCAGATAACAACAAGGTCTACACTTGTGCAGTGGACTCTATTACAGAAGGAGGACTAGCTGAT GTCGTTGGACTAGAGACTGGTGATCAG ATCCTTAGCATAAATGGTATGGAAGTGAGAGATTGCGGACACAAGCATGTCATTCAGTTATTCAAAGAACAAGAGTCACTCAATCTTACCGTACTACCCAATAGATATAGAGAT TCAAAAACAGTTCGCATCACTCTTATAAACAGTGGATATCTCAGTTACTTATGGAGTCTTTCAAGATGTCTGGATACTTTGGAAATTAC AAATATCAAATTGGAGGAACGAGAATATTTCACTTTGGCAGGATTATATAACTTAAAGAGCCTCACATTATCACATTGTATATTGAGTTCTATTAACTGCTTGAAAA CGTTGTCAATTCCCAAGAGATTACGGGTGCTCAACTTATCACATAACCAGTTAACTGGTGAATCATTACACAGAGATTGTGCACTAGTAGAATTAACTTCACTAGTCAAGTTGGACCTCAGTCACAATCATTTGGAGACAGCACCTTTGGTGTTAACCAAGTTAACAAG ATTGGTGGCACTAATATTAGTCAATAATATGATCTCACAACTTCCTGATCACCTCAGAATGGTTAGATCTCTTCGAACACTTTG CCTTGATGGAAACTGTTTAGAAGAGATTGACTCTGTTGTTTCTGGCATGCCTAATCTACAAA AAATATCAGTATCAAATAATTTCATGGAAACAGAAGCTTACTCATTAAGATTTGGTGAATTTAAAGCAATAG CACTCCATAGCAACCCATACTCTGATACAAGACTTCAAAGTAAATGTATTATCAGAAGAAAACCAAGTTTTAAGAACAGAGCAGTGTCAGTTAAGGGAACTTTCCTACGACACTCAATGAGCAGA ATGTCACTGTGTCTCTGCTTGGACGGACCATCATTTAAGCAAACTGAAAAGCCACCAGACAAGCTACCAACAGCTAAATCTCTAACACTCGGACATTCAGCTTCATTTTCTCTGTTTACACAGTGA